One stretch of Spirochaetales bacterium DNA includes these proteins:
- a CDS encoding peptidylprolyl isomerase: protein MVISENKTVTINYTLKNDSGKVLDSSSKEGFSYIHGKGHLISGLEKELEGKKPGDKFHTEIDPKDGYGEYKDSYVFSVSKEKFDDIGQLKIGSRFRAQTNEGEKIITVKHIEKERVTIDMNHPLAGQTLFFDIEVMDVRDSNKNEPEK from the coding sequence ATGGTTATTTCAGAAAACAAAACAGTAACAATCAACTACACACTCAAAAATGATTCGGGCAAAGTACTTGATTCTTCGTCAAAAGAAGGCTTTTCGTACATACACGGGAAAGGACATCTAATTTCCGGGCTTGAAAAGGAACTGGAAGGAAAAAAACCGGGTGATAAATTCCATACGGAAATAGATCCAAAAGACGGCTATGGTGAATACAAGGATTCGTATGTTTTCAGCGTATCAAAGGAAAAGTTTGACGACATTGGTCAACTCAAGATAGGATCTCGGTTCAGAGCCCAGACAAATGAAGGTGAAAAAATAATAACCGTCAAGCACATTGAAAAGGAAAGAGTCACGATCGATATGAATCATCCCTTAGCGGGACAAACACTGTTTTTTGATATCGAAGTCATGGATGTACGCGATTCAAACAAGAATGAACCGGAAAAATGA
- a CDS encoding RtcB family protein yields MKEKLRKLSAYKWLVSKQSKKGMNTDAVIYANKRLIDAAEDAAVEQLTNVACLPGVLEPVLGMPDMHWGYGLPMGAVGAFDKEKGIISCGCTGYDINCGIHMLRTDLTSDEVTPCIRELVDTLFTNIPCGVGAHGKLRLGRKEMDDVLLRGAGWAVDNGYGIPDDLNRLEENGCLKGADPAKCSTQATERGTPQLGTLGAGNHFLEVQIVDEIYDGEAAQAFGITDRGQITVMVHCGSRGLGHQVASDYLKIHNAAAQKYNIRLPDPQLVCAPAASKEGQDYLAAMRAAANFAFCNRQIIAHWIRESFREVFGRRWEDMGMYTVYDIAHNICKLEEHVVHGKKRQVYVHRKGSTRAFPPGHPDVPEMYRGVGQPVLIAGSMGTASYILAGTEKAMTESFGSSCHGAGRSMSRHASLKKYRGQRIKEELEKTGKALRSTHPKILAEEAPGAYKDIDLVVESVHGAGISKKVARVIPLGVVKG; encoded by the coding sequence ATGAAAGAAAAACTCAGGAAACTCTCCGCGTATAAATGGCTTGTTTCAAAGCAAAGCAAAAAAGGGATGAATACCGATGCGGTGATCTATGCAAACAAACGCCTGATTGACGCCGCAGAAGATGCGGCGGTAGAGCAGTTGACCAATGTAGCTTGTCTGCCCGGAGTACTGGAACCCGTACTGGGGATGCCCGACATGCACTGGGGGTATGGCCTTCCAATGGGAGCCGTGGGTGCGTTCGACAAGGAAAAGGGGATTATTTCATGCGGTTGTACCGGATATGATATAAATTGCGGGATTCATATGCTCAGGACCGATCTCACCTCGGATGAGGTGACGCCTTGTATACGGGAACTGGTCGATACACTTTTCACCAATATACCATGCGGTGTCGGGGCTCACGGAAAACTTCGTCTCGGCCGGAAGGAGATGGATGATGTCCTTCTCCGGGGGGCCGGCTGGGCGGTGGACAATGGTTATGGAATTCCCGATGACCTGAATCGTCTTGAAGAAAACGGCTGTCTCAAGGGGGCGGATCCAGCAAAATGTTCAACCCAGGCGACGGAACGCGGCACGCCGCAACTCGGGACGCTCGGGGCCGGGAATCACTTTCTCGAAGTGCAGATCGTCGATGAAATCTACGACGGCGAGGCGGCACAAGCCTTCGGGATAACTGACAGGGGACAGATCACGGTAATGGTTCACTGCGGTTCGCGCGGGCTCGGCCACCAGGTCGCATCGGACTACCTGAAAATTCACAACGCGGCCGCCCAAAAGTACAATATCCGGCTACCCGACCCGCAGCTTGTCTGTGCGCCGGCCGCTTCAAAAGAGGGACAGGACTATCTCGCCGCCATGAGGGCCGCTGCAAACTTTGCGTTCTGTAACCGGCAGATCATCGCCCACTGGATACGGGAGAGTTTCCGTGAAGTATTCGGAAGACGGTGGGAGGACATGGGGATGTATACGGTGTACGATATTGCGCATAACATATGCAAGCTGGAAGAACATGTCGTTCACGGAAAAAAGCGGCAGGTTTATGTGCACCGGAAAGGATCGACCCGCGCCTTTCCGCCCGGCCACCCGGATGTACCGGAGATGTACCGGGGGGTAGGGCAGCCGGTCCTTATCGCCGGTTCCATGGGGACGGCCTCATATATTCTTGCGGGAACGGAAAAGGCCATGACCGAATCTTTCGGTTCTTCATGCCACGGCGCCGGCAGAAGTATGAGCCGTCATGCGAGCCTTAAGAAATACCGCGGCCAACGAATAAAAGAGGAACTCGAAAAAACGGGAAAAGCCCTCAGATCGACCCATCCGAAAATACTCGCGGAAGAAGCGCCCGGGGCTTATAAGGATATCGACCTCGTTGTCGAAAGCGTTCACGGCGCCGGTATATCGAAAAAAGTGGCTCGCGTGATTCCCCTCGGCGTTGTTAAAGGATAG
- a CDS encoding archease produces MKQYRFIENLTSDIMFEAFGATLEELFEASALALFSIVCDIKRVKQEQSFTFEVTAENTGNLLHDFLSTLLTQSEIRGMFFNKFTITSLIQTERESTLTAKAEGEAISPEKGGTVVKGITFYGFRLEKKGNGFRAQVAMDI; encoded by the coding sequence ATGAAACAGTACCGGTTTATCGAAAATCTTACGTCCGACATTATGTTCGAGGCTTTTGGAGCGACCCTCGAAGAATTGTTTGAAGCGTCTGCATTGGCGCTTTTTTCCATTGTGTGTGATATCAAAAGAGTCAAACAGGAACAGTCATTCACGTTTGAAGTGACCGCGGAGAACACCGGCAATCTTCTCCATGATTTTTTAAGTACCCTTCTTACCCAGAGTGAAATACGGGGGATGTTTTTCAATAAATTCACGATTACATCGTTAATACAGACGGAGCGGGAATCGACCCTTACGGCAAAAGCGGAGGGTGAAGCCATATCGCCCGAAAAAGGGGGGACTGTCGTGAAAGGGATTACATTCTATGGATTTCGGCTTGAGAAGAAAGGGAACGGCTTTCGGGCACAGGTTGCCATGGATATCTGA